In Nakamurella antarctica, the following are encoded in one genomic region:
- a CDS encoding GAF and ANTAR domain-containing protein, producing the protein MTRANSVPLAGMMAEAARDLAAQTELDEALKQVSDLALRTVACDRASITLRLPGGNYETFAATDDKAQQADALQYSLNEGPCVDALWNNGYYRVEDVGTDPRWPQWGPQAAELGIHSILSIHLFTSNLPVGALNLYSTRYRTYSDEDVEVAKIVAAHASVAFARIRAEKDLWAAVDSRHLIGQAQGILMGKLNLTAEQAFAVLQRYSQRSNTKLRDVAVKIIDTRALPADSGTASRSST; encoded by the coding sequence GTGACACGGGCGAACAGTGTTCCCCTGGCGGGAATGATGGCCGAAGCCGCGCGCGACCTCGCGGCGCAGACGGAACTGGACGAGGCCCTTAAACAGGTTTCTGACCTGGCGCTACGCACCGTGGCCTGCGACCGTGCCAGCATTACACTGCGACTACCAGGTGGCAATTACGAGACATTCGCCGCGACTGACGACAAAGCGCAACAAGCTGATGCGCTGCAATACAGCCTCAACGAGGGTCCGTGCGTCGATGCTCTGTGGAATAACGGCTACTACCGGGTCGAAGATGTCGGAACGGACCCTCGTTGGCCACAGTGGGGGCCACAGGCAGCAGAACTCGGCATCCACAGCATTCTCAGTATTCATTTGTTCACCAGCAATCTTCCCGTGGGTGCCCTCAACCTCTACTCCACGCGCTATCGGACCTACAGCGACGAAGATGTCGAAGTCGCCAAGATCGTGGCCGCACACGCTTCAGTGGCATTCGCGCGAATCCGCGCGGAGAAGGACCTGTGGGCGGCAGTCGATTCACGGCACCTCATCGGCCAGGCCCAAGGAATTTTGATGGGAAAGCTGAACTTGACCGCAGAACAAGCATTTGCGGTGTTGCAGAGGTACTCGCAGAGGTCGAACACGAAGTTGCGCGACGTTGCGGTGAAGATCATCGACACACGCGCATTGCCAGCAGATTCCGGCACTGCGAGCCGCTCTTCCACATAG
- a CDS encoding sigma-70 family RNA polymerase sigma factor yields MAVQLMIHAEKATDSVASTQDRGPILTLLPTPREPAAKGVAPTAGTESRPRAIDSERASRVLDLLAKARLAVNPREKRRLLDAVIVEHMRVAHSVAARYRGKGVDREDLDQVAYLGLVKAAENCDPDKCEDFLHYAVPTINGELKRYFRDHAWAVRPPRRLQEMQPAVAGARRDLLQHLGREPINSEIAAALEVDESEVREAVVAGRGFSGVCLDPMVENGFAGADEDPALSQVEDHMMLAGMFAHLDDREREILALRYFKGLTQAEIGRELGVSQMHISRILRRAIKKLQEPGSAKAIA; encoded by the coding sequence ATGGCTGTTCAACTCATGATTCACGCCGAAAAAGCTACCGATAGTGTTGCCAGCACCCAGGACCGCGGCCCTATTCTCACCTTGCTGCCAACCCCCCGAGAGCCCGCGGCTAAGGGCGTTGCGCCCACAGCTGGCACTGAGTCCCGACCGAGGGCGATTGATTCTGAGCGAGCATCGAGGGTCCTTGATTTGCTAGCAAAGGCTCGGCTGGCGGTGAACCCCCGCGAGAAGCGTCGGCTACTCGACGCCGTCATTGTCGAGCACATGCGCGTTGCCCACTCTGTGGCTGCTCGCTACCGTGGAAAGGGCGTGGACCGCGAGGATCTCGACCAAGTTGCCTACCTTGGTCTGGTCAAAGCGGCGGAGAATTGCGACCCGGACAAGTGCGAGGACTTCCTGCACTACGCAGTCCCGACGATTAACGGCGAGTTGAAGCGGTACTTCCGTGACCACGCTTGGGCGGTGCGCCCCCCTCGTCGCCTCCAGGAAATGCAACCAGCTGTCGCCGGAGCTAGGCGAGATCTGTTGCAGCACTTGGGTCGGGAACCCATTAATTCCGAAATCGCCGCGGCGCTCGAGGTGGACGAGTCGGAGGTGCGGGAAGCTGTGGTCGCTGGCCGCGGGTTCAGTGGCGTGTGTTTGGATCCGATGGTAGAAAATGGATTCGCCGGCGCCGACGAAGACCCCGCGCTCTCGCAGGTAGAGGACCATATGATGCTCGCCGGCATGTTTGCCCATCTCGACGACCGGGAGCGGGAAATTTTGGCCCTGCGCTACTTCAAAGGGCTGACCCAGGCGGAAATTGGCCGCGAACTCGGCGTCAGCCAGATGCACATCTCGCGTATTTTGCGCAGAGCGATCAAGAAGCTCCAGGAGCCTGGCTCCGCGAAGGCCATTGCCTGA
- a CDS encoding Dps family protein, which produces MAKGKAGLPRFTVPSMSLAEGANVAAILQDRLNALNDLALTLKHIHWNVVGPHFIGVHEMLDPQVDAVRAQVDETAERIATLGVSPKGTAGALVKDRTWNDYSVGRADSIAHLGALDMVYQGVIADHRKAASNTEESDPVTNDMLIGQLRELEQFHWFVRAHLESSSGTLSTDGSDTEVEAATAAEKDAAAH; this is translated from the coding sequence ATGGCAAAAGGCAAAGCAGGACTCCCCCGCTTCACAGTTCCGTCCATGTCACTCGCGGAAGGCGCGAATGTCGCAGCAATCCTGCAGGACCGCCTGAACGCACTCAACGACTTGGCACTGACTCTCAAGCACATTCACTGGAACGTGGTGGGACCGCATTTTATCGGCGTTCATGAAATGCTCGACCCACAGGTGGACGCGGTTCGCGCGCAAGTGGACGAAACTGCCGAACGTATTGCAACCCTGGGTGTTTCACCCAAGGGCACCGCTGGCGCATTGGTGAAAGACCGCACGTGGAACGACTATTCGGTCGGCCGCGCGGACTCCATCGCTCACCTTGGCGCTCTCGACATGGTCTACCAAGGGGTCATCGCTGACCACCGCAAGGCTGCGAGTAACACCGAGGAGTCCGATCCGGTCACCAACGACATGCTGATCGGTCAGCTTCGCGAATTGGAGCAGTTTCACTGGTTCGTCCGCGCGCACCTGGAGTCATCATCAGGAACGCTCAGCACTGATGGATCTGACACAGAGGTTGAAGCCGCCACTGCTGCCGAGAAAGACGCCGCCGCTCACTAG
- a CDS encoding mycoredoxin, whose protein sequence is MSELTVYTTSWCPYCHRLAMDLDRAGIEFDDIDIEQTPDAATIVEGFNNGNRTVPTVVFADGTAMTNPSVAQVTAKLGS, encoded by the coding sequence ATGAGCGAACTGACTGTGTACACGACGTCCTGGTGCCCCTACTGCCACCGGTTAGCGATGGATCTTGACCGAGCAGGTATCGAATTCGACGATATCGATATCGAACAGACCCCGGACGCCGCCACCATCGTCGAGGGTTTTAATAACGGAAACCGGACGGTACCAACTGTTGTGTTCGCGGACGGCACTGCAATGACGAATCCGTCCGTCGCGCAAGTGACGGCTAAACTTGGGAGTTGA
- a CDS encoding acyl-CoA dehydrogenase: MIGVIASTDLAVLQRHLGGRWADIRATFTDQIRQIPLSDTENLDTAEHRVATLQALQATARTGIQRLGFDEKYGGGGDPGASITVFEILAQADLSLMVKAGVQWGLFGGAINALGTDVHHEKYLRPIMDADLIGCFAMTETGHGSDVQRIRTTATYDPATDEFVVHSPDSSARKDYIGNAANDGRLAVVFAQLVTAAGVHGPHALLVPIRDEAGATMQGVTITDCGRKGGLNGVDNGRLMFSQVRVPRQALLNRYGAVDEKGEYSSPVESSSRRFFTMLGTLVRGRVSVAGSAGSATKKALAIAVRYGDVRRQFAAGADAEETVLLDYPAYQRTLLPVLARTYALHFAQDELLRIMHEVQTAAEPDEQQQRELESRAAGMKALATWHASEAVSVCREACGGAGYLAENQITQLKADLDVFTTFEGANTVLLQLAGKGLMTQYREHVGDLDTVGMVGFIAEQVLGDVAEITSARSLLQRIRMIGGRESDSASLRDRDWQLALFADRTEHLVSSLGRRIQKAAKDGADSETISSRTQNHVLRAARAHVEHLVLQGFAVSIAKAEDPDLVALLGAVCDLHVLSEIERDAAWFLEHDRLTVSQTKTVSLGIDQLCAELRPHARLLVDGFSIPEEWLTAPILFEERERQASARC, translated from the coding sequence TTGATCGGAGTGATCGCTTCGACAGACCTTGCAGTGCTACAGCGTCACCTCGGTGGCAGGTGGGCAGATATTCGTGCCACGTTCACCGACCAAATCCGGCAGATCCCTTTGTCGGATACGGAAAACTTGGACACGGCAGAGCATCGCGTAGCGACGCTTCAAGCTCTCCAAGCCACCGCTCGGACTGGCATCCAGCGGCTCGGCTTTGACGAGAAGTACGGCGGCGGCGGCGATCCCGGCGCATCTATTACGGTGTTCGAAATCCTTGCCCAAGCAGACCTGTCGCTGATGGTTAAAGCGGGTGTGCAATGGGGCCTGTTCGGGGGCGCGATTAACGCGCTCGGCACCGACGTGCACCACGAAAAGTACCTGCGCCCCATCATGGATGCTGATCTAATCGGCTGCTTCGCGATGACGGAAACCGGCCATGGCAGCGATGTTCAACGCATTCGCACCACCGCAACCTACGACCCGGCGACCGACGAGTTCGTGGTGCACAGTCCCGATTCGTCGGCACGGAAGGACTACATCGGCAACGCCGCCAACGATGGGCGACTCGCTGTCGTCTTCGCCCAGCTCGTGACTGCTGCTGGCGTCCATGGGCCGCACGCACTGCTAGTCCCGATCCGCGACGAAGCGGGTGCGACGATGCAGGGCGTGACCATCACCGACTGTGGGCGCAAGGGCGGGCTCAACGGGGTGGACAACGGAAGGCTGATGTTCTCCCAGGTGCGAGTGCCGCGTCAGGCGCTGCTGAACAGATACGGCGCTGTGGACGAGAAGGGCGAGTACAGCAGCCCCGTCGAGAGCTCGAGCCGACGATTTTTTACCATGCTGGGGACGCTTGTCCGGGGTCGGGTAAGTGTTGCGGGAAGTGCGGGCAGCGCCACCAAAAAAGCGCTTGCCATTGCGGTCCGCTATGGCGATGTTCGACGCCAGTTCGCCGCTGGCGCGGACGCGGAAGAGACAGTGCTGCTTGACTATCCGGCCTATCAACGCACGTTATTGCCGGTGTTGGCGCGTACCTATGCCCTGCATTTTGCCCAGGACGAGCTGCTGCGCATCATGCACGAGGTGCAAACGGCAGCCGAGCCCGACGAGCAGCAACAACGCGAATTGGAATCTCGAGCTGCTGGGATGAAGGCGTTAGCAACGTGGCATGCCAGTGAAGCGGTTTCGGTGTGCCGCGAAGCATGTGGTGGCGCAGGCTATCTCGCCGAGAATCAGATCACCCAGCTCAAAGCGGATCTCGATGTTTTCACCACCTTCGAGGGTGCCAATACGGTGCTGTTGCAGTTGGCGGGCAAAGGGCTTATGACGCAGTACCGCGAGCATGTGGGCGACCTCGACACAGTAGGCATGGTCGGATTCATCGCTGAGCAAGTGTTGGGCGATGTAGCCGAGATAACCTCCGCTCGTTCACTTCTGCAACGAATCAGGATGATCGGTGGCCGCGAGAGCGACAGTGCGTCGCTGCGGGACCGCGACTGGCAGCTGGCACTCTTCGCCGACCGCACCGAGCATTTGGTAAGCAGCCTGGGCCGCCGGATCCAGAAAGCAGCCAAAGACGGAGCGGACTCCGAGACCATCAGCTCTCGAACCCAAAACCATGTGCTGCGTGCGGCGCGGGCGCATGTGGAACACCTGGTGCTACAGGGGTTTGCGGTGTCGATTGCGAAAGCTGAGGACCCTGACCTGGTGGCGCTGCTGGGTGCCGTGTGCGACCTGCATGTTCTGAGCGAAATCGAGCGAGATGCGGCCTGGTTCCTAGAACACGACCGACTGACGGTATCTCAGACCAAGACCGTAAGTCTGGGCATCGACCAACTCTGCGCCGAGCTGCGCCCCCACGCGCGGTTGTTGGTCGATGGCTTTTCGATCCCCGAGGAATGGCTTACTGCCCCGATCCTGTTCGAGGAGCGAGAGCGCCAAGCCTCGGCACGCTGCTGA